The proteins below come from a single Benincasa hispida cultivar B227 chromosome 4, ASM972705v1, whole genome shotgun sequence genomic window:
- the LOC120076076 gene encoding uncharacterized protein LOC120076076: MKEVVKKEIIKWPDAGIIYPISNSIWVSLVQCQTEVSNREINIFLEKVVNLTRKDWAKRLDDVLWAYRTAYRTPIEMSPYVLVFGKACHLPLDLEHRSFWATKKLNFVLKTTRDTRKLQSLELDDWRLQAYENAKIYKERTKHCHD, from the coding sequence ATGAAAGAAGTGGTAAAAAAGGAAATCATCAAATGGCCGGATGCTGGAATTATCTACCCCATCTCAAATAGCATATGGGTCAGCCTAGTGCAGTGTCAGACAGAGGTATCAAATAGGgaaatcaatatatttttagaGAAAGTGGTTAATCTGACAAGAAAAGATTGGGCTAAAAGACTCGATGATGTGTTATGGGCGTATCGCACCGCATACAGAACTCCCATAGAGATGTCCCCATACGTTCTCGTCTTTGGCAAAGCATGCCACTTACCGTTAGATCTTGAACATAGATCATTTTGGGCTACAAAAAAGCTCAATTTTGTCTTGAAGACTACGAGAGACACGAGGAAGCTGCAATCATTGGAATTGGATGATTGGAGACTGCAAGCATATGAGAACGCCAAAATATACAAGGAGCGAACAAAGCATTGCCATGATTAA